The following nucleotide sequence is from Kineobactrum salinum.
TTCAGGCCCTCGCCGGGGTCACTGCGATTGGTCTGTTTCAGACGCTCCAGGCCGCCCACGTCCAGCGCGAAACTGCCCGCCATATTGACGCTGTCACTCATCAGATAATCTCCAGTTCAGCCCGCAGCGAGCCGGCGGCCTTCAGGGCCTCCAGAATCGACATCAGGTCCTGGGCATTGGTACCCAGTGCATTGAGCGCGTCCACCACTTCCATCAGGTCCGCGCCTTCCACCATCCGCAGGGTGCCGGGCTGTTGCTGGATATCGATGTCACTGTCGGGTACTACCACTGTCTCACCCTCGCCGAAGGGGGCCGGCTGGCTGACGCCAAACGCCGTATCGATCACAATGGACAGGTTGCCGTGGGACACCGCAGCCGCCCGCAGCGATACCCGGCGGTTCAGCACCACCGAGCCGGTGCGGGAATTGATCACCACCCGTGCCGGCGAATCCATGGGGTTGACGTCGAGGCTTTCCACCCGCGCCATGAAAGCCACCCGCTGGTTCGGGTCGCCGGGGCCAGCCAGCTGGATGACCCGGCTGTCCAGCGCGCTGGCGACAGCGTAGCCAAACTCATCATTGATCGCCCGCACTACCCGCTGGGCAGTACCGAAATCCGCTTCCCGCAGTTGCAGTTCAAGACTGCCGCCGTTGGCCCCCAGCATGGACGGCACTGCCCGCTCCACCGTCGCGCCCGCGCTGATACGGCCCGACGCCTGCTGGTTGATCTGGACGCTGCTGCCGCCCGCCTCGGCCCCCGCGCCCCCCACCAGCAGGTTACCCTGGGCCAAGGCATAGGTGGCGCCGTCGGCACCTTTCAGGGGCGCCATCAACAGGGTTCCGCCACGCAGGCTGCGGGCGTTGCCGATGGAGGAGACCACGACATCAATCTGTTGGCCCGGCCGTACGAAGGGCGGCAAGCGGGCCGTTACCATCACCGCGGCGACGTTGCGCAACTGCATGTTGGTACCTGGCGGAATGGTAATGCCCAGCTGGGAAAACATGTTGACCAGGCTCTGGGTGGTAAACGGGGTCTGGGTGGTCTGGTCGCCGGTGCCATCGAGCCCCACCACCAGGCCATAGCCCACCAGCGCATTGCCGCGTACGCCGGCAAAATCCGCCAGCTCTCGCAGTTGTTCGCCGCGGGCGGGTGCATTTGCCACCAGTATCAACAGGCCAATCATCAGGCATCGTGCCCAGCGCATGGTATTCTCCCTGGCCATCAGAACGGCGAGACGTTGAGGAAGAAGCGCTGCAGCCAGCCCATGTTCTGCGCTTCATTGATGTAGCCGTCGCCGACGTATTCGATACGGGCGTCGGCCACCTGGGTCGACAACACGGTGTTGGCAGCAGTCACCGTATAGGGATCCACCATGCCGGAGAAGCGGATAAATTCCGTCCCCTGATTGATCGCAATCTGCTTTTCACCGCGCACCTGCAGGTTGCCGTTGGGGATGACGTTCACCACTGTTACCGTCAAGGTACCGGTGAAGGTGTTGTTGGCGCTGGCGCCGCCGCCGCCCAGGAACTGGTTGTCGCCGGTGATATCGAAACCGTAATCGAGCAGGTCCTCCAAGCCCTTGGGCACGCCATCGGGTGTCAGCGAGCCGCTGCCGGTGCGGTTGGCATTGCTCTGTGAGTTCTTGCTGGCACTGACCTGCTCATTCATCACGATCGTGATCACATCGCCCGC
It contains:
- a CDS encoding flagellar basal body L-ring protein FlgH — its product is MNFLHCKGSLRLLVLITLLLVSACGQLPRTSVVPAPAPIALPDPVARPANGSIFQVQAGYRPLFEDRRPRAAGDVITIVMNEQVSASKNSQSNANRTGSGSLTPDGVPKGLEDLLDYGFDITGDNQFLGGGGASANNTFTGTLTVTVVNVIPNGNLQVRGEKQIAINQGTEFIRFSGMVDPYTVTAANTVLSTQVADARIEYVGDGYINEAQNMGWLQRFFLNVSPF
- a CDS encoding flagellar basal body P-ring protein FlgI, whose translation is MRWARCLMIGLLILVANAPARGEQLRELADFAGVRGNALVGYGLVVGLDGTGDQTTQTPFTTQSLVNMFSQLGITIPPGTNMQLRNVAAVMVTARLPPFVRPGQQIDVVVSSIGNARSLRGGTLLMAPLKGADGATYALAQGNLLVGGAGAEAGGSSVQINQQASGRISAGATVERAVPSMLGANGGSLELQLREADFGTAQRVVRAINDEFGYAVASALDSRVIQLAGPGDPNQRVAFMARVESLDVNPMDSPARVVINSRTGSVVLNRRVSLRAAAVSHGNLSIVIDTAFGVSQPAPFGEGETVVVPDSDIDIQQQPGTLRMVEGADLMEVVDALNALGTNAQDLMSILEALKAAGSLRAELEII